The DNA sequence CCGCGATCAGGTGGCCTTCGGTGCCGTGGTTGATCACCAGCTTGTAGCCGAACTCGTCGGCCAGCCGCAGCGCCGTGGCGATGTCGTCCGCGCGGTGGACGTGCTGGTCCCAGTACAGCTCGCCGTCGAGGACCTTCGACAGCGTCTCCAGCGTCAGGTCCACCTCGTGCGGCTTGCCCTCGGCCTCGGCGTGCGCGCGCTTGGCCTGGTAGTTGCGGGCCTTGGTGAAGGCCTCGCGCAGGATCGCCGCGACCCCCAGCCGTGTCGACGGCGTCTGCTTCTTGTCGCCGTACACGCGCTTCGGGTTCTCGCCCAGCGCGCTCTTCACGCTGACGTGCTCCGCGAAGATCATGTCGAGGATGCTGCGGCCCCAGGTCTTGACGCCGATGGTCTGGCCGCCGATCGGGTTGCCCGAACCCGGCTTGATGACGACGCTCGTGACGCCGCCGGCCAGCGCGTCGTCGAAGCCCGGCTCGTACGGGTCGATGCCGTCGATCGCGCGGAAGCGGGCGCCGTTCGGGTCGGTCATCTCGTTGGTGTCGTTGCCCGCCCAGCCCTCACCGTCCTCGTGCACGCCGAGGTGCGCGTGCGCGTCGATGAAGCCGGGCAGCACCCAGGTGCCGGCCGCGTCGACGAGCTCGGCGTCCTCCGGGATGTCCACATCGGCCTCGGCGCCGATCGCGACGATCTTGCCGCCGTCGATGAGGACCGTGCCGCCGTCGATGGGTTCACCGTCGATGGGGACGACGTAGCCCCCGACAATTGCCTTCGCCATAGTTCGCCACGCTAACGAACTCGTCCGGGCGGGTGCACGCGGGCCTTCTCCAAGTGCACCAGTTCGTGGTTGTTCTCGGGGGTCCGGTGCGTCTCGCGGTACCCGTGCTTGGCGTACAGGTGCAGCGGCCCCGCGCTCTTCGAGCCGGTGCACAACCGGAACAGCGTCACCGCGGCGGGGGCCTGCGCCTCCGCGAACCGCAGCAGGCCGCCGCCCAGCCCGGCGCTCTGCCGGTCCGGCGCGACGACCAGCCGCCCGATCACCCCGACCGGCCCGGTCACCGTCAGGCGCACCGACGCGACCAGGCGCCCGTTCTCGCGGACGCCCCACGAAAGGCCTTCGAGCGCCACCCGCGTCTCGTCGAGGGTCTCCAGCAGGGGCGGCAGGTCGAGGTCGCCGTGCGCGCGGGCCTCGGTGACGTACGCGGCGCGCTGCAACGTCAGCACCTCGCCCGCGTCGGCGGGACCCAGCCGGTTCACCGGACCCGGATGCCCCAGCTGCCCGACCACGACGCCGACGGCTCCAGCTCGATCAGGTCGGTGCCCGTGTTGAGCGCGTCGGCCGGGCAGGTCATCGGCTCGATCGCGACGGCCCGGCCGCGGCCGACCAGGTCGTCCGGTGTGAACACCTGCGCCCAGCGGAAGTCCGGGCCGGTCCAGACGAGCAGCTGCTGGTCGCCGTGCGCCAGCACGAAGTGGTGCGTGCCGTCCTCGGCCGCCGCGAGGCCGCCGAACGCCGTGTCCAGGTCGACGCCTTCGAGCACCCGGCCGGCGCGGAAGTCGTACTCCGTGCCCTCGACGTCCTGCTCCGGCGCGTACGGCATCTGCTGGTCGCCCTCGTACGGCCGGACGCGGCTCGCCGGCAGCGTCAGGGTCAGCTCGTCGGTGGGGACGTCGCCGATCCGGAAGTACGGGTGCGTGCCGACGCCGACGCCGATCGGCTGCTCGCCCTCGTTGCGGATCTCGTGCGTCACGGTCAGTTCGCGCGGCGCGAGCTCGTAGGTCACCGTCGCGCGCACCGGCACCGGCCAGCCCGGCTGCGCCTCGACGTCGACGGCCAGGGTGATCGACGACTCGGCGTGCTCCAGCAGCTCCCACTCGAGGTGGCGGGTCAGGCCGTGGATGGCGTTGCCGCGCGCCTCCTCGGTGATCTCGAGCTGCTGTTCCTCACCCTGGAAGGTCCACTTCCCGGCCTTGGTCCGGTTCGGCCACGGCAGCAGCACCTGGCCGGCGCCCTTCGGCGGCTTCTCGTCTTCGCCGAATTCCTCGACGTACGGCACGCCGCCGACCTCGAAAGCGCGCAGCCCGGCGCCGATTTCGGTGACGACGGCGCGCGCGTTGCCGCGGGTGATCTCGAACTGCTGACCGGTCGGGTTGCCCATGGGCACGACCTTACCGATCCGCGCCGTTGCCGATCCGGCCAAAGGTAGGCCGCCCCCCGAGCGGCACGTGACCGTTGCGATCAGCCGATTCGGCCGTGGCCGTGGTCGGAGCGGCAACCGAACGACACAGTACTAGACCGGTCGTCATAGTTTGCGATACGGTCGTGCCATGGTCCGTCGCACCGACACGCGGCAGCGGATGCTCGACACCGCCGCCGACCTGTTCCAGACCCAGGGCTACCACGCCACCGGCCTCACCCAGCTGACGACGGCGGGCGGCGCCCCCAAGGGCTCGCTGTACTTCCACTTCCCCGGCGGCAAGGAACAGCTCGCCGCCGAAGCCGTCCGGCTTTCCGGCGAGCGCACCGGCGCGCTGCTCGAAGCGATCCTGCGGGACGCGCCCGACGCGCCGACCGCGATCGACCGCGCCGTCGACGCGCTGGCGGGATTCCTGACGGAGTCGGACTTCCAGCGCGGTTGTCCACTCGCGACGGTCGCATTGGACGTCGCCGCGGCGAGTGAACCGATCCGCGAAGCCTGCGCGGACGGCTACTCGTCGTGGCACGCGATCTTCACGGATTACCTTGCCGGGCAAGGTCTTCCGGCCGAGCGCGCCGATGAGCTGGCCACCGTCGTGCTCGCCACGATCGAAGGCGGGCTGCTGCTGGCCCGCACCCGCCGCGACCTCGCGCCGCTACGCGCCGTCGCCACCCATCTGCACACCACCCTCGACCGGGAGTTCGCCTGATGCGCGTCCACCACCTCAACTGCGGCACCATGCGCCCCCTCGGCGGAAAGCTGATCGACGGCCGGCCGGGCCTGTTCCGGCGCGCCACCATGGTCTGCCACTGCCTGCTGCTCGAAACGGACACCGGTCTCGTGCTCGTCGAGACCGGCATGGGCACGCCGGCCGCGGTCGACCGCGCCGCCTGGCTCGGCGCCGGGTTCGTCCGCCAGTCCAACCCGATCCCCGACCCGGCGCAGACGGCGATCGCGCAGATCCGCGCGCTCGGGTTCGACCCGGCGGACGTCCGCGACATCGTGCTGACCCACCTCGACCTCGACCACGCCGGCGGG is a window from the Amycolatopsis sp. cg9 genome containing:
- a CDS encoding aldose 1-epimerase family protein, which translates into the protein MGNPTGQQFEITRGNARAVVTEIGAGLRAFEVGGVPYVEEFGEDEKPPKGAGQVLLPWPNRTKAGKWTFQGEEQQLEITEEARGNAIHGLTRHLEWELLEHAESSITLAVDVEAQPGWPVPVRATVTYELAPRELTVTHEIRNEGEQPIGVGVGTHPYFRIGDVPTDELTLTLPASRVRPYEGDQQMPYAPEQDVEGTEYDFRAGRVLEGVDLDTAFGGLAAAEDGTHHFVLAHGDQQLLVWTGPDFRWAQVFTPDDLVGRGRAVAIEPMTCPADALNTGTDLIELEPSASWSGSWGIRVR
- a CDS encoding amidohydrolase; its protein translation is MAKAIVGGYVVPIDGEPIDGGTVLIDGGKIVAIGAEADVDIPEDAELVDAAGTWVLPGFIDAHAHLGVHEDGEGWAGNDTNEMTDPNGARFRAIDGIDPYEPGFDDALAGGVTSVVIKPGSGNPIGGQTIGVKTWGRSILDMIFAEHVSVKSALGENPKRVYGDKKQTPSTRLGVAAILREAFTKARNYQAKRAHAEAEGKPHEVDLTLETLSKVLDGELYWDQHVHRADDIATALRLADEFGYKLVINHGTEGHLIADLLAERDVPVILGPLFTTKSKVELRNRTLRSAGILARAGVRIAITTDHPVIPINFLVYQAALAVKDGLDPATALKSLTVNPASMLGLDGQIGALKPGLDADVVLWSGDPLDVMNRALRVFVRGDEVYHFDESLGEGVSKDRRYREAR
- a CDS encoding TetR/AcrR family transcriptional regulator; translated protein: MVRRTDTRQRMLDTAADLFQTQGYHATGLTQLTTAGGAPKGSLYFHFPGGKEQLAAEAVRLSGERTGALLEAILRDAPDAPTAIDRAVDALAGFLTESDFQRGCPLATVALDVAAASEPIREACADGYSSWHAIFTDYLAGQGLPAERADELATVVLATIEGGLLLARTRRDLAPLRAVATHLHTTLDREFA
- a CDS encoding GNAT family N-acetyltransferase: MVGQLGHPGPVNRLGPADAGEVLTLQRAAYVTEARAHGDLDLPPLLETLDETRVALEGLSWGVRENGRLVASVRLTVTGPVGVIGRLVVAPDRQSAGLGGGLLRFAEAQAPAAVTLFRLCTGSKSAGPLHLYAKHGYRETHRTPENNHELVHLEKARVHPPGRVR